From Flavobacterium lipolyticum, one genomic window encodes:
- the ilvB gene encoding biosynthetic-type acetolactate synthase large subunit, with translation MKISGAEAVIRCLLAEGVDLLYGYPGGAIMPVYDELYKFQDQLHHVLVRHEQGATHAAQGYARATGKVGVAIATSGPGATNLITGIADAQIDSTPMVCITGQVGKHLLGSDAFQETDIIGISTPVTKWNYQVTEASEIPEIIAKAFYIARSGRPGPVLIDITKNAQFDQLEFSYEKCTGIRSYTPVPKLKLDKVAEAAALINSAKKPFIVFGQGIILGKAEAEFKALLEKSGIPAAWTILGLSALPTDHPLNVGMLGMHGNYGPNLLTNECDVLIAFGMRFDDRVTGNLNTYAKQAKVIHFEIDPAEIDKNVKTEIAVLGDVKEALTALLPLIEAKSHDLWHNKFKELKEIEYDSVIKEELNPTNNKGISMGETIEMINKHSKGDAIIVSDVGQHQMFACRYAKFNSTKSNITSGGLGTMGFALPAAIGAKMGKPDREVVAIIGDGGFQMNIQELGTIFQTKVPVKIVILNNEFLGMVRQWQELFFDNRYASTKMINPNFVAIAEGYYIKSKKVTQREDLDAAVAEMLASKDSYFLEVMVEKENNVFPMIPTGACVSEIRLS, from the coding sequence ATGAAAATATCAGGGGCAGAAGCCGTTATAAGATGTTTGTTAGCAGAAGGAGTAGACTTACTTTATGGTTATCCGGGAGGAGCAATCATGCCGGTTTACGATGAATTATATAAATTTCAGGATCAGTTACACCACGTGTTGGTACGTCACGAGCAAGGTGCTACACATGCCGCACAAGGATATGCCCGAGCTACAGGAAAAGTAGGGGTAGCCATTGCAACTTCAGGGCCGGGAGCAACCAATTTAATAACCGGAATTGCAGATGCTCAAATCGATTCAACCCCAATGGTTTGTATCACAGGTCAGGTAGGGAAGCACTTGTTAGGATCTGATGCTTTTCAGGAAACGGATATCATTGGAATTTCGACTCCGGTAACCAAATGGAATTATCAGGTAACCGAAGCTTCGGAAATCCCTGAAATTATTGCAAAAGCATTTTACATCGCACGTTCCGGACGCCCGGGACCTGTATTAATTGACATTACGAAAAATGCTCAGTTTGACCAATTAGAATTTAGTTATGAAAAATGTACCGGAATCAGAAGTTATACTCCGGTTCCGAAACTAAAATTAGATAAAGTGGCCGAAGCTGCTGCTTTAATCAATAGCGCTAAAAAGCCTTTTATTGTTTTTGGACAGGGGATTATTCTGGGAAAAGCGGAAGCCGAATTTAAAGCTTTACTTGAAAAATCAGGAATTCCAGCTGCCTGGACCATTTTAGGACTATCAGCCTTGCCAACAGACCATCCCTTAAACGTGGGAATGCTGGGAATGCACGGGAACTATGGCCCAAATTTGCTAACCAACGAATGTGATGTCTTAATTGCTTTCGGAATGCGTTTTGACGACCGCGTTACCGGAAACCTGAATACTTATGCCAAACAGGCAAAAGTAATTCACTTCGAAATTGATCCTGCCGAAATTGATAAAAATGTAAAAACAGAAATAGCTGTTCTTGGAGATGTAAAAGAAGCCTTAACCGCTTTATTACCATTAATCGAAGCAAAATCACATGATTTATGGCATAACAAATTTAAAGAGCTAAAGGAAATCGAGTACGATTCCGTTATAAAAGAAGAATTAAACCCAACCAATAATAAAGGAATTTCAATGGGAGAAACCATAGAAATGATAAACAAACACTCAAAAGGTGATGCTATTATTGTCTCTGATGTTGGGCAGCATCAAATGTTTGCCTGCCGTTATGCAAAATTCAATTCTACCAAAAGTAACATTACCTCAGGTGGATTGGGAACGATGGGATTTGCTTTACCGGCAGCCATCGGAGCTAAAATGGGAAAACCGGATCGTGAAGTTGTGGCTATAATTGGTGATGGCGGTTTTCAAATGAACATACAAGAATTGGGGACCATTTTTCAGACTAAAGTACCTGTAAAGATTGTTATCCTAAACAACGAATTTTTGGGAATGGTGCGTCAATGGCAGGAGCTGTTTTTTGATAACAGATATGCTTCTACTAAAATGATCAATCCAAATTTTGTTGCGATAGCCGAAGGATATTATATTAAATCTAAAAAAGTAACACAAAGAGAAGATTTAGATGCAGCCGTTGCCGAAATGCTGGCTTCAAAAGATTCCTATTTCTTAGAAGTTATGGTAGAGAAAGAAAATAACGTATTCCCAATGATTCCAACGGGTGCATGTGTTTCTGAAATTAGATTAAGCTAA
- the ilvN gene encoding acetolactate synthase small subunit — MENRTFTISVYSENNVGLLNRISGIFLKRHINILSLNVSESEIESVSRFIIVVETTEKWVKNIVGQIEKQIEVIKAFYHTDEETIYLENALFKIASSLLFDEKQIQNIIKDSQSTIVTVSRDFFVISKSGRRSEIEDLYTKFKPYGIMQFVRSGRISVSKEKMEISTMLETFK, encoded by the coding sequence ATGGAAAACAGAACATTTACCATATCGGTATACTCAGAAAATAATGTAGGATTGTTAAACAGGATATCAGGAATATTCTTAAAGCGTCACATTAACATATTAAGCTTAAACGTTTCTGAATCAGAAATAGAAAGTGTTTCCAGATTCATTATTGTTGTGGAAACAACAGAGAAATGGGTCAAAAATATTGTCGGGCAAATCGAAAAGCAAATTGAAGTGATAAAAGCATTTTATCATACAGATGAAGAAACCATCTATCTGGAAAACGCTTTATTTAAAATTGCATCAAGCCTGTTGTTTGATGAAAAACAAATTCAGAACATCATCAAGGACAGTCAGTCTACAATTGTCACGGTTTCCCGCGATTTCTTTGTGATTTCTAAATCGGGGAGACGTTCAGAAATCGAAGATTTGTATACCAAATTCAAACCTTATGGCATTATGCAGTTTGTTCGCTCAGGAAGGATATCTGTTTCAAAAGAAAAAATGGAAATTTCAACAATGTTAGAAACATTCAAATAG